TATTTTGAAAACAGCACCGCCCCAAATCTTGAAAACAGTTCAGTAAGGTGGATCGGTAAAGGGATCAGTCGGTTTAGATCGTTACGGCTGTCTTATGCTGGAGAATATCTTTCTTTTGTTATCGAGCCCTATCATTTTGACAATGAGAATCTGGATTATACTGTACCGGTAAGAAAGGGGATCTATAAAAGGATGAATGACAATAGGCCCCACGAAGAATCGCCCCTCGTTTTATCAGGTGTGCGAGAATTTCAGCTTCTGTTCCACTTTCGTGGGTTAGGTGTAGGTGTCTCAAATGCTAATATGTGGTGGGGGCCAGGGTTACACAGTTCGCTGCAAATGTCTACAAATGCCTCTGGGTTCAGATATTTTACGTTCGGCACTGTACACGAAAAGCGATTGAAAAATATCGGTTTTGATATCAAGTACATATTTTCACCTCTTGATGACAGGAATGTGGGCGAGCCGTATTTCACCGCACTTCTCGCTTCATCAACATTCTACAGCAATCCCCAATTTACTTTTGGTTTTTCCAGATCGTATCTGTCCGGCCACGGGACTATGACACCCACAGCTTGGTCTTACATTTCTCTTGAAGACGCCATGATGCTTCCCTTTGAAGGGTTGTTTTTAAGTGAAAAACAGAAAGATCCTGATGTTCCTGAAAGTGCTGTTGACCTGTGGGATGAGATACTGGTGGCTTACTTGGTCACCTCTTTTCCTTCTTCAGGCCTGAAGATATATATTGAATACGGTCGGGACGATCACGCCTGGGACTGGGATGACTTTTCCCGCCAGCCTGACCACTCCGGCGCCAGTGTTATAGGCCTACGGAAATATGGGCTTTTTGGTAATGAAAATATCGTTGGGGGGATGGAATACACAGGCTTGATCAAGTCAAAATTTTGGACCAAGCGTGTTCCCGGGACTTGGTATAGTAAAGAAGTGTATGACTATAACAGCTATGACGGACGCTGGTGGGGAGCCCACAGCGGACCAGATTCAGATGATTTTTACATCTACTTGGGTTATATGGGTGAAAAGTTTTCTATCATTCCAGCCTTTAATTATGAACGGCACGGCGTTATTGACAATACAGCCTTGATTCTGGAAAAGAGGCCTTACCTCGTTTATAATCCCGATACAGGCAGGTGGGTGGCCGAAATCGTGGAACAGTGGCGTGAGAGGCAGGTCAATATCTGGCCAGAGGTGAAGATGGAATTCCGGCTGGATATCAGATATCGTTTCAAGGGATTCGACTTCAATTTTTACTACGAGGATGAAGTAGTGGATAATCTTGAATTCAATTGGGGAGAGAGAAGAGGAGAAGTTTGGTGGATTGGGGTTGAGAGGACCATAGACAGCGAGGACTTCCGGGCATTTCGAAAAAGGAAATTGCCATAGAGGTTTCTGAGGGGCCAATTCTCTCTTTTGTTATTGTTACATTTAATTCCGAAGCTGATATTGGCGCTTGTTTGGACTCAGTTCAATCCACTAACCAAAATGGCAGATTTCAAGTAATTGTCATCGACAATGCTTCTGAGGATAAAACGGTTGAAATAGTTAATCAAAAGAAAAATGACAATACTGTTTTTTTCCAAAATGAAAATAATGAAGGTTTCACCAAAGCTGTTAATCAAGGGGTTGAAAATGCCGGTGGAGAATATATTTTCATTCTCAATCCAGATACCCAAGTGACAGAAGAATCAGTGCTAAGGCTCATCAATAAACTTTCATCAGATAATCTGATCGGTCTGGTAGCACCCCAGCTTCGTTTCCCTAGTGGAGGCATTCAGTACTCCTGCCGGCGGTTTCCAACATTTTGGAATGTAATAACGGAAATGACTGGCTTGAGCCGGGTTTTCAGTCAAAGTAATTTGTTTAATGGCTGGAAGATGAGAGACTTTAATCATGCAACTGAACGGGATGTGGACCAACCGGCAGGAGCAGCAATTTTAGTTAGAAAAGACTTACTTCTAAAGCTAGGTGGCCTGGATGAACGATTCCCAATGTTCTTCAGTGATGTTGACCTGTGCCGGCGAATCAAAGATTTAGGCAAAAGGGTTGTTTTTTGCCCTGATGCTGTTGTCACCCACAGAGGGGGGAGCACCACTCTTGGTCGTCGTCCCGGGCTCATTGCCAGTTCCCATTTCTCCCTAATCAAATATTTCATGAAACACCATCGGCGGATTGTTGATTTTATTCCCAATCTGATGATAATATTTCTCCTTCTGGTAACTCTACCTTTTCGGATTATAGGTAATCTCTTGTTCCCAAGAAACAGGGTTGAGAGACAAACTTTGTAGCTTAAAACAACAATTTTGCTGATAAAAAATGGCGGCTTTTCGGTCGCCATTTTTGTTTTACCCTATTCCAGGGCGGAGATAATGATGGAACGCAATACAGGGGTGGCGCCGTCAATGATAAACTGAACAGCAATCACCATAAGCAAAATACCCATGACCCGCTGAATGACACGCATCCAGGTTGTCCCCAGCCTGCGGGACAGTTTATCGGCACCTACCAGGATGAAGTAGGTCAGTGCCAAAACAGTAATGATGGAAGCGATGAGAATTCCGTAGTGGAGCGGGATGATTGCTTTCCCTGCCAGGACCATGGCGCCGGTGATGGCGCCGGGGCCCGTTATGAGCGGGATGCCCACAGGTGTAATGGCGATGTCGTCAGTCTCCAGACCTTCCTGCTGCTCCTGCGGTGTAGACCGGGTACGGGAGACGATGACTTCAAGCATCCGCAGGCCCGTTCTGAAGAAGATAATGCCCCCCATGATCTTAAATGCATCAAGGGTGATACTGTAAAGCTGAAAAATGTATTTACCGAGGAATGCGAAAATGAGGAGTGTTACAATCCCTGTCATAGCCCCTTTCCGGGCGATGACCTTCCTTTGGTGTTCATCAAACCGCTCCGTCAGAACAAGAAATACAGTGGATATACCAAGTGGGTTCACCAATGTAAAGAGCGTGGAAAAACAGAGGAGGATGTATTCCAGATAACTCATGACGCAGGTTACATTTTTTCAGGTTGGCTGATGCCTAGAATTTCCAGCCCGTTGGCCAGGACAGTCCTTACTGCTGAGACTAAAAAAAGACGGGCCATCGTCAGTTCTTTGTCATCAGTCACCACTCGGTGCTCACTGTAAAACTTGTGAAAGTCTGTGGCCGTCCATTGGAGGTAGCCAGCAACTGTCTGCGGCTCCAGATTTTCAAGGGCGTTCATCACTGTTTCTGGGAAATGGATGAGACTCTTTATGAGGGTCAATTCTTCGTCTTTTTTCAAAAGAGCCAAGTCCGGTTCGCCACTGCTTTTGGCATCTGTCTCTTTGGCATATTTGAGAATGTTGCAGATTCGGGCGTGGGCGTACTGGAGATAGTAGACCGGGTTTTCATCCGATTCCTTCTCAGCCAAACCGATGTCAAAATTCAAGTGACTCTGCCTGTTTCGCATGATAAAGAAATACCGAACCACATCGACTCCCACCATATCAATGAGTTCATCCAGGGTAACGAAAGTAGCTTTCCGTGTGGACATTTTCACTTTTTTGCCGTCGCGGAGGAGGGACACAAACTGGTGAATGAGCACCCTGATTTGGTCTGTTTCATGGCCTAACGCGCGTACAGCCGCGATGACGTCAGGGTAGGTATCCTTGTGATCGGCGCCGAAAATGTCCACAATCATATCATAACCCCGCTCCACCTTGTCCCGGTGGTAAGCCATATCGGGAAGGCGATAGGTGGGCTCACCGCTGCTTTTAATGAGAACAGTATCATCTTCTTTACCAAATTCTGTTGTTTTTAGCCAGACGGCGCCGTCTTTATCATAAACAAGACCCTTTCCCCGAAGGAGACTAACCACTTCGTCAATACTCCCTTCGTCATAGAAGCGCCGCTCATTCACGAATGAATCAAAATGAATCCCAAGACTTTCCAAGGTTGATCTGATATCAGCGAATATCTCCTCCTCGGCGGTGTTTCTGAAGGGCGTTACTTCGGTTTCATCTTTCAGTATTTTTCCCTTCTCATCGTGAATTTTCTGAGCGATCTCACGGATATACTTCCCTTCATAACCCTCTTCTGGGAACTCTCCTTTCTCACCCAGTATCTCCAGATACCGGGCCCGCACCGACTCCCCTAATAACCGCATCTGCCGGCCGGCGTCGTTGTAGTAATACTCCCGCTCCACGCTGTAGCCGTTCCATTCCAGAATCCGCGCTACCACGTCCCCAAGAACAGCCTGCCTGCCGTGACCGACCGTTAATGGCCCGGTTGGGTTAGCGCTGACAAACTCCACCAGCGCCCGTTGGCTCTTACCGACTCCTGATTTTCCATAGTCACCGCTCGCCGAAACAATTTCTGTCAGTTGGTTCTGAAGGTAGTCCGTGGCGATGCGAAAATTGAGGAATCCCGGTTTAGACACCGTCACCGCTGAACAGATGTCCTCTGACAGTTTCAGTTGGCTCTGAATTGCTTCCGCCAGCTCCATGGGAGTCTTTTTAGCGGACTTGGCCAGGGACAGGGCTACGCCTGAAGAGATGTCCCCCAGTTCGGGCATCTTGCTGGGATCAAGCTTGACGGAAATGGTTTCAAGTCCAAGAGAGGAGAGGGCCCTACTAAGGCACTCATGGATGTGATGCTTCACATCAACAATTGACATGGCGCAAGTTTAGATAATCCAGAGTTTGAACGGCAGTCTTATTAGGGAGTGACGTCGTCTTCAACCACTTCCGATTTACCATCGGCCCAGAGTCGCTCCAGCGAGTAGAAATCCCTTTGATCCGGTTGAAAGATGTGAATGACGGCGTCAACATAATCCATAAGCACCCAGCTGAGGTTGTCGAGCCCCTCAACATGCCACGGTTTTTCTTCAGGAAGGAGGCCATCGCTGACGGCGTCGTGGATTGTCTTCACGTGGGTGTCCGAACTTCCTGAACAGATAACAAAAAAATCTGTTACCGTGGTGAGCTCTCGTACATCCAGGATGGTGATATTTTCCGCCTTTTTGCTCAGAGCAATAGATGAGACGCGGTGGGCCAGGTCGTAGGAGGCCGTCTCTGCTGAAAGTTTTGCTGTTTTGGTCTTTGTCAGGGCTGAGAGGCGAGGAATCTCTGAACGGGTGAGATGTTCAGATAGTCACTCCCGATGACGATGGTGACATCAGTGAGGAGGGAACCATCGGGATCAACAAAAACACGTATTGAATCCCGTGGGGAGATGTCCAGAAGTTTTGCCACCTGGGCTACCTTTTCAAATTCGTCGCGGCGAAGGATCACAATGGTCTTATCATAATGAAAATTGTCGGCATCTTCTGTCCGGATGACATCCAGATGTTTATCCCGGAGATAGTCAGTGAACTGTTGCGCCAGTCCGTTAATGCCGCATCCATTCAATACCTCCACTTCAATGTCCCGGAGCAATGAATTATCGTGTGCCGCAACTGTGAGGGCGGGGGGCGCCTCCTGGCGAAAATCTTGGATAGTCATACCACCCCTCATGTGCCGGTTCACAACAGACGCCACAAACGCCACGGAGGTAATACTCAAAAGGACAAGGGCCACATTAGCCCCTGAGACTAGTGACTTTTTCTTGGAAGGCTTGGATTTACGCCGGGTTTTTCTACGACCTCTGCCGGCCATTCAGCGGATCACCTTGGCGGAAAGGCGTAAAGATTGTAGGGACTGAGACCCCACTGTCTCTGATAGCGGGGATGGTTGTCCATAGAGAGACTGAAGCGGAGATTATTGGACGCTTTGTACTCCAACTGGGCGCCGTAGAAAACCATGGGATTAACAGCGTTAACTCCTTGAGGAGTGGGCGATGAAAGAGTGGGCTGAATCAGATCAATTCTCGAGGTTAGAGACCACTTATCATTGATGAGATAATTCAGATTGTTGGTATAGGTACCGTAACTGGTGGCAAAACCACCCATGGACGCCATCCCCAACGAAAAACTGTGATTCATGGTGAGCCGGTCAGAATTGAAGAGTGAAGAGAGTGAATTGCCCTGGCTCTGGGCCATGGTATCCTTGATTCTGGTGGTGGGGACGTTGTGCCTGTACTGAGCGTTAGCACCGGTCAACAAGAAACCGATAAAAACGAAAACGAATAATCTGTTGAATCCAGTTTGCATCTAGCCTAACCTAATGTCTATTGTGAATGATTGTCAAGTCCGTTTTGTTCCGGTGGAGATTCAGCCCCAACAATAATACCGCCGCCCAAAAGAATATTGTCAATGTAAAAAACAGCTGACTGACCTGGCGTCACAGCAAACTGAGGTGACTCAAATTTCACCGTCACGTTGCCGTCTTTTCCGTGTTCGAGGGTGCTTTCCACACCGTGGTGGTTGTAACGGATATGGGTGTGGACAACACCTGCCGGCCACTTTTCGAGTGGAATGAGCCAGTTAAGCTGTCGTACCTGGCATCCGGGGAAGTAAATCTTTTCCCGCGGCGCCACCGTAATAGTATTCGTCTTTGTGTCAATCTGTTGAACATAGTTTGGCACCGGGCCTGTGACGCCAAGCTTTCGGCGCTGACCGATGGTGTATTGTGAAATACCCCGGTGTTCTCCCACCATCTCACCATTAGGTGACACCATGGCGCCTTTCTTTTCGGCGCCCACCCGCTCAGGCACGTAGTCCTTTAGGAACTGACGGTAGTCGGCATTGGGCAGAAAACATAACTCTTGGCTTTCGGCAATTTCCGCAGTCACAAGACCCGCTTTCCGGGCGATATTACGTACTTCTTCTTTCCTAAAATTGCCCAAGGGGAAAAGTGTTCTATGAAGAAGCTGAGAATCAATACCCCAAAGCACATAGGATTGATCTTTTTTCTCATCCACCCCTTTTTGGATCACAGGTCCCACTCCTGCTAATTCATCGATCTGAGCGTAGTGTCCCGTAGCAATCCACTGCGCCTCGAGATCATCAGCCTGCCGGATGAGGGCACCCCATCTAAGGTGGGTGTTACACTGGATGCACGGATTGGGCGTTCGTCCGGCAAAATATTGATCTACGAGGTAGTCCACCACGTTTTTCCGGAAGACGTCCTGAAAATCGAGAGTGTAGTGAGAAACGCCATATTTCTCACACACTAGTTTGGCGTTATTGATGGCTTCCACGGAGCAGCAGTAGGAATTGGTAGATGGGGACCCTTCTGGACTTTCCCAAAGCTTCATGGTGACGCCAATGGGTTCGTACCCTTCTTCTATAATTTTCAGCAGCGTGACGGAGCTGTCCACGCCGCCGGACATGGCCACTAGAACGCGCCTGTTCACGCCATTGCCTCCACGGCTGAATTGTCGTGAACGTGAGATAGGAGTGATGCCAGGAATGCTTCCACATCGCTTTCTGTGGTAAATCTTCCAGGGGAAATCCTCAAAACACTCTGGCATTCATCATCGGACAGCCCCATGGCTTTTAGCGTTGAGGACGACTTGGTGGTCCCGGAAGAACATGCGGAGCCGGTAGAGACGGCAAAGCCGTCCAGGTCCAGCTTCATGAGGAGGTTCTGACCGTCAACACCGGGGAAACCGATAGTCAGCACACCCGGAAGATGATGTTCTTCATGGCCGTAAATGAATGCTGAGGGAAATTCAACGGAGATCCGCTCCCTCAAACCTTCTAGGCGGGGAGTCTCATCTGAAATTTTCCCGGTGGCTATTTCCGCCGCCAATCCGAAACCGGCGATGCCCGCCACATTTTCTGTTCCCGCCCTCAGCGTCTGCTCCTGGCCGCCGCCGTAAACAAGAGGATGGAGCTTAACCCCTTTCTGGACATAGAGAGCACCTACTCCCTTCGGTCCGTAGATCTTGTGTGCCGAGAAGCCTGCGGTGTTGGGTCCGTCAGTAATGTAATCAATCTCTATTTTACCCAGTGCCTGTACCGCATCGCTGTGGAACCTGACCCCTTTTTCGCGGCAAATTTCTCCGATCTCTTCTACTGGCTGAACAGTTCCTGTTTCATTATTTGCTGTCATAATGGTTACCAACGCCGTGTCCGGACGAATGTTATCGATCACGTCACTGAGCTCCACTCGGCCTGTGCTGTCTACTGCTATCTCGGTGACCTCAACACCCAGCCTTGCAACAGCTCGGGCGGTATTGATGACACATGGGTGCTCTACCGCTGACAACACAATATGCTTTCCTTCTCTCTGGAAAACGTCCCACAGAACGATGTTGCTCGCTTCCGAACCGCTGCCTGTGAAAATAATCTCTGATGGTTCGGCACCTATTGCAGCGGCAACTTGCCGTCGGGCCACCTCTACTTTTGCCCGTGCGTTTTGACCCAGTCGGTGGATACTGGACGGATTGCCGTATACCTCCCGCTCCACCGAATCCATGAGGTCGGCAACACGATCATCTAGCGGTGTTGTGGCGCAATAATCAAGATAAACCATAAACAGAAATTACGGGGAGAAAGGCCGAAGGGGAAAGGCTCTAAACGTATTCGTTGCGAATCTCCGCGTATTTCACCGTGTTCTGGAGATTTTTGTAAAAAGGCGGTTGGCGCTCTTCAAGGAGATTGATGGTGGCATTCAGATCGTAGTCAAACCGGTGTACTTTCCAGCTGAATTCGTCACCCACGGTGAGAAAACCGATGGCCCCTTTCGTAATTCCATCGAAAGGGATCCCCGTGCTGACAGGACACAGAATCTTCAGATCACCGTTTTCCTCCATGCGAGGGAGGTGGATATGCCCATGGACGAAAAGGCACATCTCAATATCCGGGTTGGCCTTTTTCACGTGATTTCGCCACGTCTTTGCCTCTTCCATGGTAGGTGGCTTGTCGTCTCTTTCGTACCAGGCATGCGTGAACTCTATGAGGGTGGAGTCGAAAACTTCTCTGTGGGAAATATGAGTTCTATTATTGATGAAATCTACCCCGGTTTCGCCGATCTGTTCAGCTGCCCATTTCTGATGTTCAACTATCCCTTTTACAATTGGATCATCGGGACTCATTCCCTCTAGGGTGGGATTCTCCTGCGTCCACAGCTTTTCAATGATGTAACGCTCATGATTGCCGCGAACAAAAACAATATCATTCATGGGCGTTAATATATCGAGAACTTCTTTTGGAGCGGGACCGAGCGAGAAGTAATCACCGAGGTAAAGAACCTCATCTATATCCTCACGTGCGCTGATGACGGAGAGAGCTGTTTGCAGCGCCTCCAGATTACCATGCACGTCTGACACTATAGCGAATGTTTTTGAAGCCATACCTTGGAACCTGCCAAGCGATTTCGTGGAATATAGCATGCATTTTATAGGAGCACAATTATCTTTTTAGACGGGAGAAAAAGCAGCTGCAAAAAGAACAATCGCTTGCGCCCCGACATAGAGAAAAGTAAACTTTCTGCCGTCGAAATGAACCCCAAACCCATAGTTGCAGTAGGTTCCATCGCTGTGGACTGGCTTGAACTGCCTGATGGCACAAAGGGAGAGACGCTGGGCGGTTCACTTACCTATTTCACTCGGTCAGCCGGCATTCTGGCACCGGTGAACGTTGTG
Above is a genomic segment from Candidatus Neomarinimicrobiota bacterium containing:
- a CDS encoding LytR family transcriptional regulator, which encodes MAGRGRRKTRRKSKPSKKKSLVSGANVALVLLSITSVAFVASVVNRHMRGGMTIQDFRQEAPPALTVAAHDNSLLRDIEVEVLNGCGINGLAQQFTDYLRDKHLDVIRTEDADNFHYDKTIVILRRDEFEKVAQVAKLLDISPRDSIRVFVDPDGSLLTDVTIVIGSDYLNISPVQRFLASQP
- a CDS encoding NAAT family transporter; this translates as MSYLEYILLCFSTLFTLVNPLGISTVFLVLTERFDEHQRKVIARKGAMTGIVTLLIFAFLGKYIFQLYSITLDAFKIMGGIIFFRTGLRMLEVIVSRTRSTPQEQQEGLETDDIAITPVGIPLITGPGAITGAMVLAGKAIIPLHYGILIASIITVLALTYFILVGADKLSRRLGTTWMRVIQRVMGILLMVIAVQFIIDGATPVLRSIIISALE
- a CDS encoding arginine--tRNA ligase, giving the protein MKHHIHECLSRALSSLGLETISVKLDPSKMPELGDISSGVALSLAKSAKKTPMELAEAIQSQLKLSEDICSAVTVSKPGFLNFRIATDYLQNQLTEIVSASGDYGKSGVGKSQRALVEFVSANPTGPLTVGHGRQAVLGDVVARILEWNGYSVEREYYYNDAGRQMRLLGESVRARYLEILGEKGEFPEEGYEGKYIREIAQKIHDEKGKILKDETEVTPFRNTAEEEIFADIRSTLESLGIHFDSFVNERRFYDEGSIDEVVSLLRGKGLVYDKDGAVWLKTTEFGKEDDTVLIKSSGEPTYRLPDMAYHRDKVERGYDMIVDIFGADHKDTYPDVIAAVRALGHETDQIRVLIHQFVSLLRDGKKVKMSTRKATFVTLDELIDMVGVDVVRYFFIMRNRQSHLNFDIGLAEKESDENPVYYLQYAHARICNILKYAKETDAKSSGEPDLALLKKDEELTLIKSLIHFPETVMNALENLEPQTVAGYLQWTATDFHKFYSEHRVVTDDKELTMARLFLVSAVRTVLANGLEILGISQPEKM
- a CDS encoding glycosyltransferase family 2 protein, whose product is MSKKEIAIEVSEGPILSFVIVTFNSEADIGACLDSVQSTNQNGRFQVIVIDNASEDKTVEIVNQKKNDNTVFFQNENNEGFTKAVNQGVENAGGEYIFILNPDTQVTEESVLRLINKLSSDNLIGLVAPQLRFPSGGIQYSCRRFPTFWNVITEMTGLSRVFSQSNLFNGWKMRDFNHATERDVDQPAGAAILVRKDLLLKLGGLDERFPMFFSDVDLCRRIKDLGKRVVFCPDAVVTHRGGSTTLGRRPGLIASSHFSLIKYFMKHHRRIVDFIPNLMIIFLLLVTLPFRIIGNLLFPRNRVERQTL
- the mnmA gene encoding tRNA 2-thiouridine(34) synthase MnmA; this encodes MPECFEDFPWKIYHRKRCGSIPGITPISRSRQFSRGGNGVNRRVLVAMSGGVDSSVTLLKIIEEGYEPIGVTMKLWESPEGSPSTNSYCCSVEAINNAKLVCEKYGVSHYTLDFQDVFRKNVVDYLVDQYFAGRTPNPCIQCNTHLRWGALIRQADDLEAQWIATGHYAQIDELAGVGPVIQKGVDEKKDQSYVLWGIDSQLLHRTLFPLGNFRKEEVRNIARKAGLVTAEIAESQELCFLPNADYRQFLKDYVPERVGAEKKGAMVSPNGEMVGEHRGISQYTIGQRRKLGVTGPVPNYVQQIDTKTNTITVAPREKIYFPGCQVRQLNWLIPLEKWPAGVVHTHIRYNHHGVESTLEHGKDGNVTVKFESPQFAVTPGQSAVFYIDNILLGGGIIVGAESPPEQNGLDNHSQ
- the rsfS gene encoding ribosome silencing factor, whose product is MTKTKTAKLSAETASYDLAHRVSSIALSKKAENITILDVRELTTVTDFFVICSGSSDTHVKTIHDAVSDGLLPEEKPWHVEGLDNLSWVLMDYVDAVIHIFQPDQRDFYSLERLWADGKSEVVEDDVTP
- a CDS encoding cysteine desulfurase, with the protein product MVYLDYCATTPLDDRVADLMDSVEREVYGNPSSIHRLGQNARAKVEVARRQVAAAIGAEPSEIIFTGSGSEASNIVLWDVFQREGKHIVLSAVEHPCVINTARAVARLGVEVTEIAVDSTGRVELSDVIDNIRPDTALVTIMTANNETGTVQPVEEIGEICREKGVRFHSDAVQALGKIEIDYITDGPNTAGFSAHKIYGPKGVGALYVQKGVKLHPLVYGGGQEQTLRAGTENVAGIAGFGLAAEIATGKISDETPRLEGLRERISVEFPSAFIYGHEEHHLPGVLTIGFPGVDGQNLLMKLDLDGFAVSTGSACSSGTTKSSSTLKAMGLSDDECQSVLRISPGRFTTESDVEAFLASLLSHVHDNSAVEAMA